A single window of Periophthalmus magnuspinnatus isolate fPerMag1 chromosome 22, fPerMag1.2.pri, whole genome shotgun sequence DNA harbors:
- the LOC117390350 gene encoding alcohol dehydrogenase 1-like has protein sequence MDTTGKVIKCKAAVAWEPNKPLVIEEIEVAPPQANEVRIKIVATAVCHTDLYHLYEGMPKDGFPVVLGHEAAGIVESVGSGVTEFKNGDKVIPVFLSQCRECHFCKSPKTNQCVKAWTEVIMDIMCPIDSRFSCKGKKILQFSGLGTFTEYTVVRQINLAKIHPDAPLDKVCLIGCGICTGYGSAVNTAKVEEGSTCAVFGLGAVGLAAVMGCKAAGAKRIIAVDTNPEKFEKAKIFGATDFVNPKDHSKPIHEVLVEMTNGGVDFSLECVGNASVMESALHSTVKAWGVSVIVGYTLVQSFTARPVDLISGRTWKGALFGGFKAKDGVMEMVKRYMEKKLMVDEFITHNMDLCQIMEAVELMKKAKCVRAVLKTSPQ, from the exons ATGGACACTACTGGAAAG GTGATAAAATGTAAGGCAGCTGTGGCCTGGGAGCCCAACAAGCCTTTGGTCATTGAAGAAATCGAGGTGGCTCCTCCACAGGCCAATGAGGTTCGCATTAAG ATTGTGGCAACTGCAGTGTGCCACACAGACCTGTACCACCTGTACGAGGGAATGCCCAAAGATGGCTTCCCTGTTGTACTTGGACATGAGGCCGCTGGAATTGTGGAGAGTGTGGGCTCTGGAGTTACAGAATTCAAAAATG GTGACAAGGTGATCCCTGTGTTCCTCTCACAGTGCCGTGAGTGTCACTTCTGTAAGAGTCCAAAGACAAACCAATGTGTGAAAGCCTG GACTGAAGTCATCATGGATATCATGTGTCCAATAGACTCCAGGTTCAGctgtaaagggaaaaaaattcTGCAGTTTTCTGGCCTTGGTACTTTTACGGAGTACACTGTGGTTCGACAAATTAACTTggctaagatccaccctgacGCTCCCCTGGATAAAGTGTGTCTCATCGGCTGTGGGATTTGCACTGGATATGGATCAGCTGTTAACACAGCTAAG GTAGAGGAGGGCTCCACCTGTGCTGTGTTTGGCCTGGGAGCTGTGGGTCTTGCTGCAGTTATGGGCTGTAAGGCGGCAGGAGCCAAGAGGATTATTGCTGTGGACACAAACCCTGAGAAGTTTGAGAAAGCCAAGATTTTTGGAGCCACTGACTTTGTGAACCCCAAGGACCACAGCAAACCCATCCACGAGGTTCTGGTGGAGATGACCAACGGAGGAGTGGACTTCTCCCTGGAGTGTGTGGGGAATGCATCTGTCATG GAAAGTGCTCTTCACTCCACAGTAAAGGCCTGGGGGGTGAGTGTGATTGTGGGCTACACTCTGGTTCAGAGTTTCACAGCCCGACCTGTGGACCTCATTTCTGGACGCACATGGAAGGGGGCGCTGTTTGGAG GATTCAAGGCTAAGGATGGGGTGATGGAGATGGTCAAACGCTACATGGAAAAAAAGCTGATGGTGGATGAGTTTATTACACACAACATGGACTTGTGTCAGATCATGGAAGCTGTAGAACTCATGAAGAAGGCGAAATG TGTCCGGGCCGTCCTGAAGACCTCTCCACAGTAG
- the LOC117390349 gene encoding alcohol dehydrogenase 1-like yields the protein MDTTGKVIKCKAAVAWEPNKPLVIEEIEVAPPQANEVRIKIVATSVCHSDLYHLYEGMHKDGFPVVLGHEAAGIVESVGSGVTEFKPGDKVIPLFLSQCRSCLFCKSPKTNHCIKSWSEIRQDAMTAPDSRLSCKGKKILQFLGVSTFSEYSVVNEIKLAKIHPDAPLDKVCLIGCGICTGYGSAVNTAKVEEGSTCAVFGLGAVGLAAVMGCKAAGAKRIIAVDTNPEKFEKAKIFGATDFVNPKDHSKPIHEVLVEMTNGGVDFSLECVGNASVVESALHSTVKAWGVSVIVGYTVVQKFTARPVDLICGRTWKGALFGGFKAKDGVMEMVKRYMEKKLMVDEFITHNMDLCQIMEAVELMKKAKCIRVVMKTSPQ from the exons CCTCCACAGGCCAATGAGGTTCGCATTAAG ATTGTGGCAACTTCAGTGTGCCACTCAGACCTGTACCACCTGTATGAGGGAATGCACAAAGATGGCTTCCCTGTTGTACTTGGACATGAGGCCGCTGGAATTGTGGAGAGTGTGGGTTCTGGAGTCACCGAATTCAAACCTG GTGACAAGGTGATCCCCCTGTTCCTCTCACAGTGTCGCAGTTGTCTTTTCTGCAAGAGTCCAAAGACCAATCACTGTATTAAATCCTG GAGTGAGATCCGCCAAGATGCTATGACTGCACCCGACTCAAGGCTCAGCTGTAAGGGGAAGAAAATCCTGCAGTTTTTAGGAGTTAGTACTTTTTCGGAATACTCTGTGGTCAATGAAATTAAACTGGCCAAGATCCACCCTGACGCTCCCCTGGATAAAGTGTGTCTCATCGGCTGTGGGATTTGCACTGGATATGGATCAGCTGTTAACACAGCTAAG GTAGAGGAGGGCTCCACCTGTGCTGTGTTTGGCCTGGGAGCTGTGGGTCTTGCTGCAGTTATGGGCTGTAAGGCGGCAGGAGCCAAGAGGATTATTGCTGTGGACACAAACCCTGAGAAGTTTGAGAAAGCCAAGATTTTTGGAGCCACTGACTTTGTGAACCCCAAGGACCACAGCAAACCCATCCATGAGGTTCTGGTGGAGATGACCAACGGAGGAGTGGACTTCTCCCTGGAGTGTGTGGGGAATGCATCTGTCGTG GAAAGTGCTCTTCACTCCACAGTAAAGGCCTGGGGGGTGAGTGTGATTGTGGGCTACACTGTAGTTCAGAAGTTCACAGCTCGACCTGTGGACCTCATTTGTGGACGCACATGGAAGGGGGCGCTGTTTGGAG gatTTAAGGCTAAGGATGGGGTGATGGAGATGGTCAAACGCTACATGGAAAAAAAGCTGATGGTGGATGAGTTTATTACACACAACATGGACTTGTGTCAGATCATGGAAGCTGTAGAACTCATGAAGAAGGCAAAATG CATCCGGGTCGTCATGAAGACCTCTCCACAATAG
- the LOC117390351 gene encoding alcohol dehydrogenase class-3 chain L, with translation METVGKVITCRAAVAWEAGKPLVIEEIEVAPPKTGEVRIKVVATGICHTDSYTLSGSDPEGVFPVVLGHEGAGIVESVGEGVTKFHPGDTVIPLYIPQCGECKFCKNPKTNLCQKIRLTQGRGVLPDGTSRFSCKGKSLFHFMGCSTFSEYTVVADISLAKVDPRAPLDRVCLLGCGISTGYGAALNTAKVESGSTCAVFGLGALGLAAIMGCKAAGAARIIGVDINADKFKVAKEFGATDVVNPKDHSKPIEEVLVEMTDGGVDYSFECVGNVGIMRAALEACHKGWGTSVIIGVAAAGQEISTRPFQLVTGRTWKGTAFGGYKSVDSVPKLVGDYMNKKLKVDEFVTDTLPFEKITEGFDLMHAGKCIRVVLRF, from the exons ATGGAAACTGTCGGAAAG GTGATCACATGCCGGGCTGCAGTGGCCTGGGAGGCAGGGAAACCTCTGGTCATAGAGGAGATCGAGGTGGCTCCTCCTAAGACTGGGGAGGTCCGCATAAAG GTCGTTGCCACGGGGATCTGCCACACAGACTCATACACCTTGAGTGGCTCGGACCCTGAGGGCGTGTTCCCTGTGGTCCTGGGACATGAGGGGGCGGGCATCGTGGAGAGTGTGGGAGAGGGAGTCACTAAGTTTCATCCTG GTGATACTGTTATTCCCCTGTACATTCCTCAATGTGGCGAGTGCAAGTTCTGTAAAAATCCCAAAACCAACTTATGCCAAAAGATTAg GCTGACTCAGGGCAGAGGTGTCTTGCCTGATGGCACGTCTCGTTTCTCCTGTAAAGGCAAGAGTCTTTTCCACTTCATGGGCTGCAGCACCTTCTCCGAGTACACTGTGGTGGCCGACATCTCACTGGCCAAAGTGGACCCCAGGGCTCCTCTGGACAGAGTGTGTCTGCTGGGCTGTGGCATCAGCACAGGCTACGGAGCAGCTCTCAACACAGCCAAA GTGGAGTCCGGGTCTACATGTGCTGTATTTGGCCTGGGAGCTCTGGGCCTTGCTGCTATAATGGGCTGTAAGGCAGCAGGGGCAGCCAGGATTATTGGAGTGGACATCAACGCTGACAAGTTTAAAGTGGCTAAAGAATTTGGTGCCACTGATGTAGTGAATCCCAAAGACCACAGCAAACCTATCGAGGAGGTGCTGGTGGAGATGACAGATGGAGGGGTGGATTACTCCTTTGAATGTGTGGGCAATGTGGGCATTATG AGAGCAGCACTAGAAGCCTGCCACAAGGGCTGGGGCACAAGCGTCATCATCGGAGTGGCTGCGGCTGGACAGGAGATCTCCACACGCCCCTTTCAACTGGTGACTGGGCGCACATGGAAAGGAACTGCCTTTGGAG GATACAAGAGTGTGGACAGCGTTCCCAAACTGGTGGGCGACTACATGAACAAGAAGCTCAAAGTGGATGAATTTGTGACCGACACGCTGCCCTTCGAGAAGATTACAGAGGGGTTTGATCTCATGCACGCTGGCAAATG tattCGAGTTGTCCTTCGGTTCTGA